The stretch of DNA AGGTATTCGGTTCTGCTGGTAATTATTTTTACTGCGTATCAAATCGTGCAGGTAACTattgaaattaatatttaaatttataaaacaaatctAAGCCTATGTCATAGATCACTTCCCGGGTCGAACTTACGAATTTGAAATGCATTCCCTTAGACGAAAAATTTGCAGCATTTGATTATTGTCGCATCAAGTCGGTCAATCGgtctttcaaatatttatcattaaaaattaaactccTCCAAGTGCCAATTACAAATATTTCGGTAAGGTAAATCCTTTTTTAAGTCTTATATAAAAATAGCACGAATCATTGATACCgattattgttgtttgttattttttaaaggTAAACGTATCTCTACTGAAACGATTAAATGGCTATAAACCCTTTCTATACAACATCACTTTCGATGCATGCAAGTTTATGTCGTCGAAAAATAAGAATCCTTTGATTAATTATTTCTACAGTTTTATTGCCGAGCATTCCAATCTGAATCACAGTTGTCCATATATTGTAAGTAAttttcaaaagaaagaaaaccacaaaatcatataaattatCCATTCTTTCTAATTTCTAGCACGATCTTATTGTTGATAAGGTATCAATTGAATTTCTAAATCATCAATTAACTGAAATTTTGCCGTTTCCTGAGGGCGATTATGCCGCTTACACTAGTTGGTATGCATATGGAAAGAATCGAGCGGATGTCCAAGTATATTTGTCCAAAACTTAGGAGTAAAGTTAGACttttaaataacataaaaCCAATAAACCATTGAATTCACATACTGATATAACTAGAGAACTAACAATTGAGAATGGGTCATTATTTTTCACATAATGACAAGCACCCCAAGGACCTAACGACACTAAGTGTACTTTCAGCGTTAGGGCGGTGTCTAATTTGTTGATCAATTTAGTTGCCAAAGACTTGACTTTCAGTCTGATTTTCTTTCTGATAAAGAGTAGGGCTGATatcatattttttctttcgcACTGATCGGGAAGGGTACTCCTGGATACCTTTTGCTGCCTTTGACCAACAGACTTCCTGGGAACCTGCATATGGCAGGGAAAGTCTGTAGAGTGACCTTGGGACTAACATTGTTTCAGGTTCCTGAGAAGAGCTTCAATAATCCAAGCAAATACCTCCAGTCAAGGTAGTGAATAATTTGAATGTGGATTAAAATTATTGTTATGCGAACTTCTCtcgaaataaaacaaaatcattttGATAGTTGACTAAGTGTGATGGGTAAATGTCATCACGTCATTTCCCGGTTTGTATGGACAGAAAAATCGAATCGAAAATCGATTTGGAAATTGCTTTTGCGTTAGAACGTTAATTTATGTGTAATGTTCATTAAAATCAACTAAACCGATATGGTTGAACGAATGAATAATGATTTCTGACAGTACTAAAAATGTCTTTTAAGTATTCGGTTCTGCTGGTAATTATTCTTACTGCGTATCAAATTGTTCAGGtaacttttgaaattaatatttaaatttataaaacaaatctAAGCCTATTTTATAGATCACTTCCCGGGTCGAACTTACGAATTTGAAATGCATTCCCTTAGACGAAAAATTTGCAGCATTTGATTATTGTCGGATCAAGTCTGTCAATCGGTctttcaaatatatatcatTGAAAGTTAAACTCTTCGAAGTGCCAATTACAAATATAACGGTAAGATTAGTTTAACAATAATCATTGCAACcgttaattgaaaaattcttTAGGTAAACGTATCTTGTCTAAAAAAGTTAAATGGTTACAAACCATTTCTGTACAATGTCACCTTTGATGCATGCAAGTTTTTGTCCTCGAAAAATAAGAATCCTTTGATTAAATATTTCTACAGTTTTATTTCCGAGCATTCCAATATGAATCACAGTTGTCCATATAGTGtaagttttttaaattggtTAAAAAATTCAACGGAAATGATTATCAAATTCATTTCCAGCACGATCTACTTGTTGATAAGGTGTCAATTGGACTTTTGAATCATCAACTTACTGAGGTTTTACCAGTTCCTGAGGGAGATTATGCTGTCTACACTAGTTGGTATGCATATGGCAAGAACCGAGCTGATGTCCGAGCCTATGGGACGATATCTTAAGAAGCTATTATTCGCAGTCACTATATTAACTTGgttacaaatttatatttgtcctgttaaatatctttaaaatttaaataaaatctcAAATTTTaacatagcatacttttcggCTTGCAATGATTAGTTCATACACTAATTAAGGAAAGCTCGCTTATTGAAGCGAAACTTTAATTGGTAATTTACTGCTATTTTGTTGTGGGATATTGATAGATATTGCTTTCAAGAGTTTAAAAGTTTATGGTTTATGGTTTATTGCCCACAGAAGTTAAAATGTATTTCAAACATTTGGTTGTACTCTCATTTGTCTTTGCTGCCTATCAAATTGTTCAGGTAACTGTTCAACTTTCTAATTAATACGTGAAAGATATTTTATTCATTCTTTAAGATCACTTCGCGGGTGGAACTTACGAATCTGAAATGCATTCCTCTCGACAAATCGTTTGCAGACTTTGAATATTGTCGGATAAAGGCTGTGAATCGAAGTTACAAGTACTTGGctttaaaagttaatttgttCAAAGTCCCTGTAACAAATGTTTCGGTAAGATCCTaagacatatatatatatataatatatgtagaaACATTTCTAATGCCAGTGAATGTCACCGTTTTAGATTAATGTATCA from Drosophila willistoni isolate 14030-0811.24 chromosome 2R unlocalized genomic scaffold, UCI_dwil_1.1 Seg200, whole genome shotgun sequence encodes:
- the LOC111518785 gene encoding uncharacterized protein LOC111518785 produces the protein MSFKYSVLLITSRVELTNLKCIPLDEKFAAFDYCRIKSVNRSFKYISLKVKLFEVPITNITVNVSCLKKLNGYKPFLYNVTFDACKFLSSKNKNPLIKYFYSFISEHSNMNHSCPYSHDLLVDKVSIGLLNHQLTEVLPVPEGDYAVYTSWYAYGKNRADVRAYGTIS